DNA sequence from the Vicia villosa cultivar HV-30 ecotype Madison, WI linkage group LG3, Vvil1.0, whole genome shotgun sequence genome:
atttttaatagaaaaatgaaatattatttttttgatacaatattttttttataagatttaaatatttgattacaACTTTTGTATCTATAttataaattttcatattttcaatttcaaaataatgataatttgttttagaaATACAATTTCGTTGATATTTATAATTAGTAATGCTATCTTAAATTTACTTACAAATATGTGTACAATAATCTTGAATACTATGTGTTGTGTATATAGAAAGTGGAGGAGCCAAAGAGTATATGTGTaagttgaaataaaaaatcattaattATCTTTTGCTGGGTCATATTAACATGTGATTTAAGGAAATGTGTTAATGAtactataattataaaaaaatgtaatgtaataaaatgatatttaaaatttgggtcatgctaacgagtgccccgggCACTAATTAagcatttctaataaagaaaaaATTCTATATTTAATGCTTTGAATACTCACAATATTCTATGGAAAAGTtaattatttgttaaaaaaacttatctttttactttattaactTATGCtcaatttatcttttaaatttcTTAACCAATGTCCATGGGGCACTCGTTAgaattacccttaaaattttaaaacattgaACGCACGTATctcaatactacataaaagtaattgTAATAAAGTCATAATTAATTGAGAATTTATAAAGTTTAATTGAGACTTTTTTATTTTGGGCCACATTCCACTATAAATGCGTTAATTATATTAATGAATCAATAAATTATGGGTCTATAAACGTGTCCACTTTTAACTTTGATTATCTTCTCTTAAATGTAATGTTTAAATGTTATTTAAATtcttgatttgattaaatattctttcaaaaaaattgatggagaaatatataaattttgagtatcatataaataattattgtaactaattttttattattctctttatatatcatatttaaataatacactgtttttaaaagaaatgaataaatacgagaaaaaattattattgatctaaatatttttatatacgaaaattaaaatctattattgattatttttatatacgagaatttactattgatccagatatttttgataacgatacctaaacaaaaataatatttatacacaggaacatgaagttattgatcaaaatattgattattaacgggacatgaagttactgatcaaaatattttttattaattatgcattcaattattattttttcacgggtagccaaacaaaatattttcctattaaaaaatatgtatttgaaacaaatgcgcgtctcgTACCAAAAATCGAACTCGATATTCTCTGAACTTCGTTCGAAGCATGAACTCGTTTACCACTTGAGCCTAACTGCTTGGTTTAAGATACACTTATTTACTTTTATGAAAAAGTATTTTAACaagatttaattaaaaatgattaaatattaCCTAAAGTGCatttaataaaacattttttccaaaaaaataagtGGGTGTTAGTTAACCTCTTCTGTAGAtatttgttataatttatttatttatttaaaaagagtgtgttaataaataataactaaaaatttattaaatttattttaaggtGTACTTTACTAAAACacacattcaataaaaaaataaatgtgtgTATCCGAGCAAAACCTTATAAAAAAGCTAAGAAGGATAATAAGAACTAGCcgtctacccgtgcgatgcacggtaaatttaattaaaatactattactaaaaaaagtaattttaagTATTTAATATTAATggtgttttttataaaaatattaataatttgtataaattaaaaaataaaaaatatttttaataaaattacaaaatatgcaaagtataaaaatattttgaaaaaattattcactaatttatttttaaaaatgaacgtattacataaataataaaattaaaaatcattgATAAATAAGAATAACACAaaccataataaaaaaaaagtaaataaaccaaaaattaaacataagtaagaaatagaaataaagaatgctaaaaaaataaatgacataataaattaaaagtaataaatatcaataatattaaataatttcaaaatcaatagctacaaaaaatataaagaattaaCAAACATAAATAAGAATAGAATAAAATCACAATTATTTAATGttgaattataaaaataaattaaaaataatactataatATTTATCTCTTAATCCTTCATTTTtcacaagagtttaaaggtagtgcactgacagtgtaaattaattttacacatacaaccaatcaaaattcttacacttgccatgtcatattagtttttttaaattaaaattgtgttttaattggatacatggtggtgattggttgacagtgtaaaaatattttacactgtcagtgcatatcccttttctcttttcacaaatccaacttctttatttttgttatttatttattaaattaatttatttttttagggtTGAAATGTGGTGAGtggttatgttttattattaaattaaataatttattatttatgataAAGTGGTGAGTGGGTGAgtggtttatgttttatttttgttatttatttatttatttattaaatagtataatttattaaatgaaataatgatttgttatttttttattaaatagtattatatttattattaaatattatgaattatttattaaattagtttatgataaATAGTATGATTTATGTAGTAttgtatttattattaaaattattattattactattaattttattttaattattaattatttaattagtgaATTAATTTTGGAGGGAGTTTTGGAGGAAAATTTTGGTGGGAAGAAGTTACaggattataattataataatagtatgatatgatattaaaataataaatgtattattttcaCATAACAAATAACAAAAAAGACGAAACAAATTTTGTATTAAATGGGACCCAATCGAAGAAAAAGTTATTAAGCCCCACACCATTACACACCTCTTCCTTATTTTATGTTATGCTCTCATCTCATGTATTGTGCTATatactctcactctctctctctctctttctcttctttctctttgcATGTGATCTCGCTGACACACTCCTCGTTTATTTGTCGGCGCTTTCACAATTCTCACACACGCACCCCCTCCTAAGTCCAAGTCCTAACCCGAGATAacccttttctttttttactgTCCCATTTCAGTTTATTACTGCTATTGTTACCGTGTTTCTCTATTAAATTAAGCAACTTCACTTTCAAGTCTCATCTCGTGACACACTGCATTATCATTTATATAAATAACAAAACCCACTCACCCACACCACATTACACTGCATTTATTCATCACAACCATTCCAATACCCCCATTTTTCTACTACTTCAAAAATGGCCAATTATCTCACCctcttcattcttcttcttctcattgTAGCAACCACCACCGCCGCACACGACTACACTGACGCATTATCAAAATCAATCCTCTTCTTCGAAGGCCAACGTTCCGGATTCTTACCTTCCGACCAGCGACAAAAATGGCGTGCAAACTCCGGTCTCAGTGACGGATGGACCTACAACGTCGATCTCACCGGCGGCTACTACGACGCCGGCGACAACATCAAATTCGGCTTCCCCATGGCGTTTACAACTACAATGTTATCTTGGAGTGTGATTGAATTCGGAGATAACATGCCGCCGAATGAACTCAGAAACGCCTTAGTCGCAATTCGTTGGAGTACTGATTATTTGCTTAAGACGGTTTCTCAGCCTAACCGCATTTTCGTTCAGGTACGGTTACTCACAGTCACGGACGgttacactttttttttttttttggtacaaaCGGTTACACTTTTTGTTTCCACAAACTTTTATAttctataaattaattatttattgtttttagattaattattttgctttttataataaaattaatgttGAATGGACCACTTTCTATCTTGAAATCCGTGATTTTCATCGGCTTTGCAACTGTTGTTCTAAATTAATGCAATTTTTCATTTCTTTACCCTTTTAGATCAACCACGCGCCAATCATGCCAGTGTTACTCACCTTCCATttcattaaattaataataaaatattgttatttttatgttaaaaaatttaGATTAATAACAGTGCTGGTGAGTTGCGTTAGTGAAAAAGTTTTTGCAATTTTGATCGGCATAGGTGTTGCGATACTGATTACGGTTTTTATACTGAATTAAAGATTTTGATTTTACTATTAGGTGGGTGATCCAAATTCAGACCACCTATGTTGGGAGAGGCCAGAGGATATGGACACTAGCAGGAGTGTGTATGCTGTTGATGCGCCTAATCCAGCTTCTGATGTTGCCGGAGAAACAGCTGCTGCACTTGCTGCTGCTTCCATGGCTTTCCGTTCATCGGATCCCGGTTATTCAGAGACGTTACTAAGAAATGCTGTTAATGCTTTTCAATATGCTGATAGTTATAGAGGTGCTTATAGTGACAATGCTAATGTTAAGGGTGCTGTTTGCCCtttttattgtgattttgatgGATACCAGGTTAGGTTCATTTCATTTGATCTATATTATGTTTTGGCTTTTTCCTTTTTGATAAGTATCCTATGATATTGCAATGTATTCACGTGATCAAAGATTCCACAATAAGTTACTGATACTTTATATACCTATCAAGAAATGGACACGTCGACACCGACACGGAAACGCCGATTATAATGTGAAAAgatgaataaattaaatgtaatcacaAACGTCTATCGCATTTGTATCGTGTTGTTGCTCTGGAGTTATATAGAAGCCAAACATGATTTTAAGTATGGTTGATTCACAAATTCATATGTTTTAATGAAATTTTAATTACTAAAGATAATTAAAAACTGAAACCAACCGTAGTTACAAAATTGAATTATACTATTATTACTATACCATGTTAGTTTGGTGGTTTTTTTATACCTCTTTCAGGTAATGGGCTGTTAATGTTATTCTCTGATATTCATCTTGTACACTCAAtttctatttatatatttgcAATTATTACAACAGGGATGAGAAATAAAGTAGAAATAAATGAGAAATAAACAAGTGATATGAGAATTTGAAGAAATTAGTTTAATCAAAAAAAGAAGCGGTGGGTTTGGAATTTTGCTCTTGTAGCTGATTTTGTGTTTTGTCATATTGGAGTATAGAATATAAAATGATGATGACAACTCTCTCATAATGAAAGTCTTGGACTAATTTGCATCTTGAGAATTTCTTGCACTGTTTGAAAACTGACACGTGATTATGCTTCAATCACCATCGAATTAAATATGAAATTACAATAATAACTTAGATTTTGACATGTCAATTGTTATTCTATTAATTGGTTTTGATACATTGTACAGGACGAATTATTATGGGGAGCTGCATGGTTAAGAAGAGCTACACAAGATGAAAATTTTCTAAACTACATTCAGAGCAATGGTAAAACACTTGGTGCTGAGGACAACATAAATGAGTTTGGTTGGGACAATAAGCATGCTGGCCTCAATGTTCTTGTCTCCAAGGTCACACGTATTCCATTTCAAGTGAATTAAATACagaatatgatatttttaaatatatgttgattattgattattaacggtAAATAAATTGTTATAGGAAGTACTAGATGGAAATGTAGAATCTCTTGAATCTTACAAGACTTCAGCAGAGAGTTTCCTATGCACACTGATACCTGAAACATCGAGTTCGCATATTGAGTACACTCCTGGTGGACTTATATACAGACCAGGTGGAAGCAACTTACAACATGCAACTTCAATCGCTTTCCTTGAATTAGTCTACGCAAATTACTTGTCCCGCACGTCGCAGATCATAAATTGTGGAAATGTTCAAGTTAGCGCGCAATCACTTCGCGAGCGTGCTAAGAGACAAGTTGATTACATTTTAGGTGATAATCCGTTGGGTCTATCTTACATGGTTGGTTACGGTAACAATTATCCGCAACGTATTCATCACCGCGGATCGTCTTTACCTTCTGTTAATGATCATCCTCAAAAGATTGAATGCCATGAAGGGTCAATTTACTTCAACTCAACAAATCCTAATCCAAATGTTCATGTAGGAGCCATTGTGGGTGGACCTGGAGAAGATGATGTTTATGGGGATGACAGGGCTGATTTTAGAAAGTCTGAGCCAACCACATATATCAATGCACCATTTGTTGGGGTTTTAGCATATTTTGCCGCTAATCCTTAGTTGGTGACTACTAGTAGTATATAATATGAATATTTCATATATATACAGATCTAAGTATCTTATTTTGTAGATAGATATACAGGAGAAGCTAATGTGTCTCTCATCTTGAGAAAAGCAAGAAGGAAGAGGCTTGCTTGTTGGCTGGAATGGATACATATAGGGATATTACTGAATTTGAAGTGTCACAAAATATGTGACTTTTTTTTTCATTGAAGGATGAAAAACAATAACTTATTtgcaatgtttttttttcttcaatttgacAAGAATTGAGTAAGATTGTCATATTGTGGTTGTTTGTTAATTATCTCAAGTTAGCAATGAAGCTTTCTGTTTTGATTGTGCTTATAAATTATAACAtgcatactttatttttattttttttcatttggcAAACACAAACTATAAATGCATAATTTCTGGTGCAGTTGGAGGGTGATTGATGAGTATTTGAGCTACCACAACAACACCAATCTGTATTAATTGGTCTCATGAACTCAAGCACCTTATTGATCCGTATTTCTAGTTGTACCAACAAGATTTGCCTTAGCAACCCATGCGAATATCATTAATTTTGTGGCTTTATGAAAGTATAACTGATGTTTCACAGGAGTGGAACACTAATGGGGCCTAATTAGGTGTAGTTTGCTAAATCAAGCTTTAAGGCCGTGGCCCTCTAGGCTAGCATTCTTGAATTTTGCAATAGAATAGGATCCCTATGGAACTTTGCATTTAAAAACTCTTAATTTCTTGTCGTAAACATAATTATAATTGATAAACAAACCAACGAATAGTTACCAGACATAGtaattaggggtgggaataggacAGACCGACTAACAGGGACCTATGGCTCAGCCTACATAGGTTTAGGTTAGACCAAACTTTTTATGTAAATAGAAAAGACCTGAGCTTTTTTATAAACCTAAACCTATTAAGCGAAAAAGACTAGACCACATGTCATATAAAGAGTCTTTTAAGTTTATGAGACCggtctatttaaataaatatgaataattttattattattgtatagtattttgtactttgaattaaaatataaaaataaatcttagttatcttgaagaaattatgaaaataagatgaaaaaatatgaagaacAATTTCATAAGTTTCTtccataagttctctcaaacaaatagtattacaaaatttatgctactagataaactcaaataagccaatgcaaacaaacatttaatctcacagatcttttaatttgttagtctatataaagttgagttgaatgacttatttacaaatgttcaaatgaaatagacTTTTAAGTAGGTTAATAAGTCAACCAGGCCTTCAAAAAAGTCAGACTCAGGCCAAAAATAGAAGCCTAGGATAGGCTACATGCCACACTTAGACTTTGAGTTTTTTAGCAGGCCAGACTCAAGCTTGGCAAAATCTAACTCGGTTCAGCCTATTCTCACCCCTAGTAGTAATGAATTAAGTTTTCTATACTTAACTTGGTATTCAATGTTTAGACAATATGTAAATACGTTGCAACATTCTAATACAaagatgaatttgaaaaaaagaatCTTTTAAGTACcatattgttaaaaaaatatgtGTGTCTATGTTAATTGACAAAACTCTGTTTCACATTGGTTAGATAGATTACATATTTTGTCTAACTTATTTCATtatataagaaatatatatatatttcattcttAAATTTCTTGAGTTTTTTCTTTCTCATTCTCTTTACTCAACATTTTTTAATTGTCAAAGTacaaatttcttttcttttctttctatttattgaatttttcgattttttttaaatttgtttttagaGAACTATTTGAATTTCCCATATATGAGAAAGttgaatttttcaaatattttcttaatttttcttagaagaattatttgaatttctccttatttaaaaattattttgaatagtCAAACGACCATTACTGAATTCTCTTTGGAGAATTATTTGAAATTTTCATCGTTTGAGAAATTATTACGACTTCTCTTTATATCAGATATTACGAGTGATATTTAAACCATATTCGACTTGCCTTTGTATTATCAAAGGGTGTGcttctagaccgattatctatcGGGCAAATAATAATCGTGTGGTATAGAAATTGATTGTTTTATCCTTGAGGTTTCGTGGTTGATCATTTGTCTTGCACAATTTTGGACTGTGTCGCGAAATATCTTAAAGTGAATGATCTAGTGCGCAAATCGACTCGTAATTTCCTTAGTGGAATTTTTTAAAAATCGTTAAACACAATTTCAAGGCGTTTTCAAACTATCATGGCTACTgaagaaattattggtacttTGCGGCTGATGTGTCTTACTAGGGATGGAATAGTCAGGCAGGCCTACAAAAGCCTATAGCTCGAATTTCAATTCCTTCCTCGCttagaaagatattttaaaatcCAACATCTAAATGACCCATCTTGTTAAGTGCTCGGTTTAATCCAGATGATGAAGTATCTATTTTGGGGGTAAGTTCGTTCGAACATTTATAGAATATGCAAGGAAGTTCCTTCGAAACTTTCTGGATGTAGTTGCCAATGCCATTGCTCCTTTTCTCTATATTTTTATAGCATGTCTCGGGTCTAACTAGAGCTTTTGATATGAAATACACAAGGCTCTTGTTAGATTCCAGCTCTCTCATCAGGACGAATCTTCCTACTTCCCCTAAGACTTCCACATGTAAAAGGTTTCTCTATGGAGTGTGATAGTGAGTATAATGGTGTGGCctgttgaagttggtatttgtgagtttgtttgaagtcccacattgcttaggttcccggactgttgggtgtataaatatgtgaggacAACCTCACCTCTTGCGCTAGCTTTTGAGGttgagatccaagcatatttaacatggtatcagagccgggTTAAGGACTGCAATGTGGGCGTTTGGCCCATGCCCACGCTAGGCGTGAGGGTGggtgttgaagttggtatttgtgagtttgtttgaagtcccacattgcttaggttcccggactgttgggtgtataaatatgtgaggacaacctcacctcttgagctagcttttgaggttgagatccaagcatatttaacaTGGCCATCTCTTTTGTAAATAATTTGAACGCCCTATCGCACTCAGGTGACCACTTGAACTTCGCCTCTTTCCTCAACAACCTATAAAAAGGACATGCATGTTGTGCACATTTAGAAATAAACCTGTTTAAAATGGTTAGTATACCATTCAACTTTTAGACCTTTTTATTTGAAGTTGGAGCGCTCATACCACAATTTCGCACTTGTCAGGATTTGCTTCAATTCCCCTCTCCATTATATAGAACCCCAAGAACTTGTCGGCTCTTACCCCAAATGTACATTTCTCTTGATTGGGTCTCATATTGTACCATCAGACTCATTTGAAAACCCGTTGGAGGTGTTGCGCGTGAGACTCCTCATAACCGGACTTTACGATCGTCGTCCGTGTATACTTCCAGAGCGTCTCCCTCACCGCTTTCTGaaaaaccttcttcatcattctttgatatgttgcaccagcttTCTTCAACCTGAAAGACATAACATTGTATTGATAATTGGCTTGCTCAGTCATAAATGTTGTTTTCATCTTGTCGGATCTAAACATATGTATCAGGTTATACCCGTAATAAGTGTCCATCAATGATAACAAATTGTACTTGATTGAATTATCTACAAGTTTGTCAATGTTTGGGAGCAGGTAAAAGTTTTTGGGCATTACTCCATTGAAATTAGTATAGTCTATGCACATCTTACATTTTCCTGAAGTTGTTTTCACAAGAATAACATTAAATCTTTAGTCTAACTGGACTTTCACTGTGCTTGTGGTGGTTCAGCTTTCTCAAGGGTTTGCCTTCTTCTTCGATAGGAGACATACCAAGCGTTGGGGTTAACATTTAGTTAACGGTAGGCCACCGTGTGGTTGATGTCAAATATCTCGTGTAGAGAGATAGTGAAAAGATATGTGTTTCCCTAGAGACATTTGAATAGTGTGGACTTTATTTCAAAGGGAAACCCTTATCATATCTTAATCGACCGAGCGAAATTATCGCCGAGCTGGATAACCTCGAAATCGCCATTTACGATGGGCCTAATTCTGTCTTCGTGCACATTCAAATCAAACATACTGACCTTCCACAGGCCTTCATCTCTCACTATTGACGAAGTGAGATGGTCTTTAAGAATGGCTTCTTTGATATGTTTTGCTCACTTAATGGCAGTGTTGATCATGGTCTACTTTCCTTCCTTGTCATTGTACGTTACCTTCAGGTGAACTGGGGATGCCATCACATCTAGTTTTTTCAAGAAGGATCTCCTAAGGATACCTGTGAATGCGTTCCTACACTAAATCACAAGGAAGTTGAGGGTTACCTTCCTCTCGGGTGCTCCTTCTCCTAATGAGAATGTCATATTTGTCATTCCCCAAGGGAGAGTTATCAAATCGTTGAAGGCCATCAGATCTCCACCGTGAAACGATTTCAAATCTGGTTGACGAATGCTTAACTTCTCTAAAGCGTCGACATAAAAGACGTTGCAAAAACTTATGTCATATATGAGGAATCTTGGTAGAGTGCGATGATTGCTAAGATTGGTGACAAATCAAAATTTGGATCTACATTTATCTTTTTACGAGCTAGGAATCACCAACTGATATCGCTTTATGATTTGATGTCAATTGTTGTTTGGAAGAGCCACTCTGGTGGTGGACTTATGATGGATGTTGTTGTGTTGTGAATCTTATCGATAAATGATAATTGCGGCAAGACGAGATTAGAAGATTTAATAAGGTGATATTGTAGCTCATTCTTTTTAGTGTAAATTTGGACTTGCTTTTCCAAGCCCCAAAATCACTTACATTCCgctttaacttaattttttttctttttgtttgagtATGTTTTTTTCAAAAGAAGTTCTTCTTTTTTAAAAGCAATTCTCTTAGAAGATATAATTCCTAACATTTGTGTTAAGAGAATAGATGGAGTGGTTGTTGTAAGG
Encoded proteins:
- the LOC131660440 gene encoding endoglucanase 24-like codes for the protein MANYLTLFILLLLIVATTTAAHDYTDALSKSILFFEGQRSGFLPSDQRQKWRANSGLSDGWTYNVDLTGGYYDAGDNIKFGFPMAFTTTMLSWSVIEFGDNMPPNELRNALVAIRWSTDYLLKTVSQPNRIFVQVGDPNSDHLCWERPEDMDTSRSVYAVDAPNPASDVAGETAAALAAASMAFRSSDPGYSETLLRNAVNAFQYADSYRGAYSDNANVKGAVCPFYCDFDGYQDELLWGAAWLRRATQDENFLNYIQSNGKTLGAEDNINEFGWDNKHAGLNVLVSKEVLDGNVESLESYKTSAESFLCTLIPETSSSHIEYTPGGLIYRPGGSNLQHATSIAFLELVYANYLSRTSQIINCGNVQVSAQSLRERAKRQVDYILGDNPLGLSYMVGYGNNYPQRIHHRGSSLPSVNDHPQKIECHEGSIYFNSTNPNPNVHVGAIVGGPGEDDVYGDDRADFRKSEPTTYINAPFVGVLAYFAANP